The Chryseobacterium indologenes genomic sequence AATATTTGATTGAAGGTGACCGAAACAAGCAAATGAAGCTGGACAGACAGGAGTGGAACAGCGAGAAAATCTGGAAAAGAACCCTAAAATGGTCTGTATACATTGTGATCTCACTGATCATCACTCACTTTATGTTTATGTATATTGTGGGGTACGAAGAAGTATTTAAAATCGTATCTGAAGGGCCTTTTGCCCATCCTACCAATTTTATCGTAATGATTCTTCTTACTGCTGCATTCTATTTTGTATTTGCATGGTTCAGAGAGCAGGTGTGTACCCTGGTTTGTCCTTACGGAAGACTTCAGGGAGTACTGATTGATAAAGATACCATCAATGTTTTCTATGATTTTAAAAGAGGGGAAAACAGAGCAAAATGGAGAAAAGGAGAAGACAGAAAAGCAGCCGGTAAAGGTGATTGTATCGACTGTCACCAGTGTGTGGTTGTTTGTCCTACAGGAATAGATATCAGAGACGGGCAACAGCTGGAATGTATCAACTGTACAGCTTGTATTGATGCCTGTGACGAAGTAATGGAGAAGGTAGGCCTTCCGAAAGGATTGATCCGATACGCCTCTGAAAATGAAATTGAAAAACAAACTCCTTTTAAATTCACGGGAAGAATGAAAGGTTTTGCAGTATTCTTACTCCTGTTAGTAGGATTCCTGGGATACCTTCTGTACAGCCGTGGCGAAATGGAAGCTAAATTCATTAAACCTGCAGGAAGTACATTCTTTGTGAAAGAAGGGAAAATTATCAATACCTATAATTATACGTTCCTGAATAAAACGAACGATAAAAAACTTGTGACCATAAAAGTAATTGCTCCGGAGCATGGAGAAATCACCTATAGTGCTTCAAGTAAAATACAGGTAGACCGCGACAAAATCTCTAAAGGGACAATCAATATCAGTTTCCCTGAAGAGGAAATGAAGCTTTCTAAACAAAACATTACCATCGGCGTTTACGACATGAAAGGTAAACTGATCGATTCATATCAAACTTATTTTGAAGGACCATTCAAATTACAATTTTAATTAAAAAAGATGAAGAACTTTAGTTGGGGACACGGTGTTGTACTTGCATTATTTGCATTTATAGTTTTTATACTTTCAATGATGTTTCTTTTCCCAAACGGGCAGAAAAACTCTGAAATGGTAACTGATAACTATTATGAGGAAGAACTGAAGTACCAGGATGTCATTGATGCTAAAAAAAGAGCAGATGACCTTCAGGAAAAACCTGTGTACAGCCAGAATACGAACGGAATTAAAATCACTTTTCCAAAAGAATATAATAACTCAA encodes the following:
- the ccoG gene encoding cytochrome c oxidase accessory protein CcoG is translated as MSDIEEIEVRGGQGQVLDPETYRDSIGTMEQSGKRKWVFPRKPKGKYTNYRNLVSYALLIIYFSLPFIKINGNPLLMFNVIDREFFIFGQPFYPQDFFILTLGAIASLIFIIVFTIAFGRIFCGWICPQTIFMESIFRKIEYLIEGDRNKQMKLDRQEWNSEKIWKRTLKWSVYIVISLIITHFMFMYIVGYEEVFKIVSEGPFAHPTNFIVMILLTAAFYFVFAWFREQVCTLVCPYGRLQGVLIDKDTINVFYDFKRGENRAKWRKGEDRKAAGKGDCIDCHQCVVVCPTGIDIRDGQQLECINCTACIDACDEVMEKVGLPKGLIRYASENEIEKQTPFKFTGRMKGFAVFLLLLVGFLGYLLYSRGEMEAKFIKPAGSTFFVKEGKIINTYNYTFLNKTNDKKLVTIKVIAPEHGEITYSASSKIQVDRDKISKGTINISFPEEEMKLSKQNITIGVYDMKGKLIDSYQTYFEGPFKLQF
- a CDS encoding FixH family protein codes for the protein MKNFSWGHGVVLALFAFIVFILSMMFLFPNGQKNSEMVTDNYYEEELKYQDVIDAKKRADDLQEKPVYSQNTNGIKITFPKEYNNSNTTVKFVLNRTDDQNLDIKKSVQLDAQQSFTIPAQVLKMGNYTLRLNWTKDKTEYRIDYDVIWK